The region GAAGGTCCAGCTGACCCTCGTTCTCTTCTTCGCCGACATCGTCGCGCGCGGGAGCCCCACCCCGTCCGGACGCCCGTGTAACCTCGACGACCCGGTCACCCTCGGGGATCGCTACCATGCTCTTTCCTTGGGTCCGGCGCCCCTGCACAGGTACCGAGTCGGCAGCCGCACGGGTGACCTGCCCGCCGGCTGTAATGATCATGACCTCGTCGGCCTCCATGACCTCCAAGGCGCAAACGATGGGTGACACATCACCCGACGTTGGCGTGAACAGGTTGCCCATGCCGCCCCGGTTCTGGAGTGGAAAGTCGTCGATCGGCGTGCGCTTGCCCAAACCGTCCTCGCTGACCGTGAGCACCGTCGAGTCTCGCCGGATCAAAAGCATGCCGATCACCTCGTCGTCCTTCAACGACATGCCCTTAACGCCCGCTGCCGTCCGACCAACGATGCTGATCTGCTCCTCGGGGAATCGAATGGCCCGCCCCGAACGCGACAACAACATGAGTTCCGCCGTGCCGTCCGACATCGCAACATCCAAGATCACGTCACCACCCTTCACGCCAGCAGCCTTGATACCATTCGCGCGGGCATTTGAGAACTCGGATAATGATGTCCGCTTCATGGTCCCGAGCTTGCTCAGAAATACGAGGAAACGTCCCTCCACCGAGAGATTGTCGACTGGAATCATCGATACGATCTTGTCGCTTCGGTCCGCACCGTCAAGCAGTGAATACACAGACTTTCCGCGAGATGCACGCGCACTCTCCGGCACGTCCGCCACACGGAGAAAGTGGCAGTGTCCGCCTTCTGTGAACGTCAGAATCCAGCCTTGGGTGCGCGCCACGAATAAGCGTTCGAGGTAGTCGTCTTCGTACCGCTCCATACCCGCGAGGGCCTTCCCAGAACCGACTCGGCGTCGATACAGGTGCATGGGAATCCGGCTGACGTACCCCTGCGCCGATAGCGTGACCACAACGTCTTCGTCCGCGAGCTGAGCCTCCACGGCGGCGGGCGCGTCCGCCTGGGCGTCCTCGTCGTCCAAGAGAACTGTGCGACGAGCGTCCCCATACTTCTCGACGACTTCAGCGAGCTCGTCCAGCATGACCTGGAGCTGAATCTCCTCGGACTCGAGGATCTTCCTCAATTCGCTGATGACCGCCGCGAGCTCCGCGAGGCGGGCTTCGAGTTGCGACCGCTCCAATGCGGTGAGCTTCGCCAGGCGCATGTTCAGAATGGCGTCGGCCTGGATTTCGCTGAGGCCAAAACGGTCCCGTAAGCGCTCTCGTGCCTGGCTCCGGTCCTTGGAGCCACGGATGATCTTGATCACCTCGTCGATGTGTTTCAGGGCGGCGAGGAGGCCTTCCAGGACGTGCTTCTCCGCCTCAGCCTTCTCCAGTTCGAACCGGCAACGCCTCTGGATGACTTCAACCCGATGGTCCCGGAAACACTCAAGCATACGCTTGAGGTCGAACTCCTTCGGCTGACCGTCATCGAGCGCCAACAAGTGCGCCCCGAATGTGGTCTGAAGGCTGGTCCGCTTGTACAACATGTTGAGCACCGTTCCAGCGTGCGCACCGCGCTTCAGTTCGATCACCAGACGGATCCCGTCACGATCCGTCTCGTCCCGAATGTCCGACACGTCTTCCGCACGCCCCGCCTTCGCCAGCTTTGCGATCTGTTCAATAATCTTGGTCTTGGAGACCGCGTACGGAAGTTCTGTGACGACCAGTTGTTCCCGTCCACCTCGCCTCGACTCTTTCATCGCGCGCGCCCGCATAATCACGCGGCCTCGCGACTCCCGGTACATCTTGTCGATGCCCTCACGCCCGACCACGAACCCACCCGTGGGGAAATCCGGACCCGGGATGTGCCGCATCAGATCGTCGACTGTGCAGTCCGGATCCACCACGAGCTGACGTACGCCAGCCGCAATCTCACGGAGGTTGTGGGGAGGCACATTCGTGCTCATTCCCACAGCAATCCCCGACGAGCCGTTTACGAGCAGGTTCGGGAAACGCGCCGGTAGAACGATCGGCTCTTCGAGTTGATTGTCGAAGTTCGGCTGGAAGTTGACCGTCTCTTTTCCGATATCGTCGAGCAGCTCGACTGCGATCGCTTCGAGGCGAGCTTCCGTATACCGATACGCAGCGGCGGAATCCCCATCGATCGAGCCGAAGTTGCCCTGTCCATCGATGAGCGGCATACGTAGCGAGAAGTCCTGCACCATGCGTACGAGCGTGTCGTACACGGCAGAGTCGCCGTGCGGGTGGTACTTACCCAGCACGTTTCCGACCACGGTTGCACTCTTCTTATACGGCTTGTCTGGATTAAGTCCCAGCTCGTACATCGCGTAGAGAATCCGGCGGTGCACCGGCTTGAGGCCGTCTCGAACATCGGGGAGCGCTCGCTGAACGATCACGCTCATCGA is a window of Longimicrobiales bacterium DNA encoding:
- the gyrA gene encoding DNA gyrase subunit A; this encodes MATASKRERILPRLLEEEMRESFLDYSMSVIVQRALPDVRDGLKPVHRRILYAMYELGLNPDKPYKKSATVVGNVLGKYHPHGDSAVYDTLVRMVQDFSLRMPLIDGQGNFGSIDGDSAAAYRYTEARLEAIAVELLDDIGKETVNFQPNFDNQLEEPIVLPARFPNLLVNGSSGIAVGMSTNVPPHNLREIAAGVRQLVVDPDCTVDDLMRHIPGPDFPTGGFVVGREGIDKMYRESRGRVIMRARAMKESRRGGREQLVVTELPYAVSKTKIIEQIAKLAKAGRAEDVSDIRDETDRDGIRLVIELKRGAHAGTVLNMLYKRTSLQTTFGAHLLALDDGQPKEFDLKRMLECFRDHRVEVIQRRCRFELEKAEAEKHVLEGLLAALKHIDEVIKIIRGSKDRSQARERLRDRFGLSEIQADAILNMRLAKLTALERSQLEARLAELAAVISELRKILESEEIQLQVMLDELAEVVEKYGDARRTVLLDDEDAQADAPAAVEAQLADEDVVVTLSAQGYVSRIPMHLYRRRVGSGKALAGMERYEDDYLERLFVARTQGWILTFTEGGHCHFLRVADVPESARASRGKSVYSLLDGADRSDKIVSMIPVDNLSVEGRFLVFLSKLGTMKRTSLSEFSNARANGIKAAGVKGGDVILDVAMSDGTAELMLLSRSGRAIRFPEEQISIVGRTAAGVKGMSLKDDEVIGMLLIRRDSTVLTVSEDGLGKRTPIDDFPLQNRGGMGNLFTPTSGDVSPIVCALEVMEADEVMIITAGGQVTRAAADSVPVQGRRTQGKSMVAIPEGDRVVEVTRASGRGGAPARDDVGEEENEGQLDLLG